The following coding sequences lie in one Heyndrickxia oleronia genomic window:
- a CDS encoding betaine/proline/choline family ABC transporter ATP-binding protein (Members of the family are the ATP-binding subunit of ABC transporters for substrates such as betaine, L-proline or other amino acids, choline, carnitine, etc. The substrate specificity is best determined from the substrate-binding subunit, rather than this subunit, as it interacts with the permease subunit and not with substrate directly.) produces MLKFDHVTKIYKGGKKAVDDLNLEFKAGEFIVFIGPSGCGKTTTMKMINRLIEPTSGSIYINGKNILEKDPVQLRREIGYVIQQIGLFPHMTIQQNISLIPKLLKWPEEKRRDRAKELLKLVNMTEDYLDRYPHELSGGQQQRIGVLRALAADQPLILMDEPFGALDPITRDSLQDEFKKLQKSLGKTIVFVTHDMDEALKLADQIVIMRDGKLVQVGSPDEILREPANDFVEEFIGKERLLQARPNIQTVEQIMNSKPITITEDKSLSEAIQIMKDRRVDSLLVIDRYQLLKGYIDVEMIDQNRKKANLVADVLETETLAVQKDTLVRDTVRKILKRGMKYVPVVDERHRLVGIVTRASLVDIVYDSIWGETDEEIHSKHVG; encoded by the coding sequence TTGTTAAAATTTGATCATGTTACAAAGATATATAAGGGAGGAAAAAAAGCGGTTGATGACTTAAATCTTGAATTTAAAGCAGGCGAATTTATCGTTTTTATCGGTCCAAGTGGTTGTGGGAAAACAACGACGATGAAAATGATTAACCGTTTAATAGAACCAACAAGTGGAAGTATTTATATTAATGGAAAAAATATTTTAGAAAAAGATCCCGTACAACTTAGACGTGAAATTGGCTACGTCATTCAACAAATAGGTTTATTCCCTCATATGACCATTCAACAAAATATATCACTCATTCCAAAACTATTAAAATGGCCGGAAGAAAAGCGCCGTGACCGAGCAAAAGAACTGCTCAAACTTGTAAATATGACAGAAGATTATTTAGATCGCTATCCACATGAACTAAGTGGTGGACAGCAGCAAAGGATCGGGGTACTAAGGGCTCTAGCTGCAGACCAGCCATTAATCTTAATGGATGAACCATTTGGTGCATTGGATCCTATTACAAGAGATTCATTGCAAGATGAATTCAAAAAATTACAGAAATCATTAGGAAAAACAATTGTTTTCGTTACGCATGATATGGACGAAGCACTAAAATTGGCAGATCAGATTGTTATTATGCGTGATGGGAAATTAGTCCAAGTAGGGTCTCCTGATGAAATATTACGTGAACCTGCGAATGATTTTGTTGAAGAATTCATTGGAAAGGAACGTTTACTTCAAGCGCGGCCAAATATTCAAACCGTTGAGCAAATAATGAATTCGAAACCAATAACCATTACAGAAGATAAGTCATTATCCGAAGCTATTCAAATTATGAAAGACCGTAGGGTTGATTCTCTTTTAGTCATTGATCGTTATCAACTATTAAAAGGTTATATAGATGTAGAGATGATCGATCAAAACCGTAAAAAAGCGAATCTAGTAGCTGATGTACTTGAAACCGAAACTTTAGCTGTACAAAAAGATACATTGGTGAGAGATACGGTTCGGAAAATTTTAAAAAGGGGAATGAAATACGTACCGGTTGTAGATGAGCGGCATCGACTTGTTGGAATCGTAACTAGAGCAAGTCTTGTCGATATTGTCTATGATTCTATCTGGGGAGAAACAGATGAAGAAATCCATTCAAAACATGTAGGATAG
- a CDS encoding GbsR/MarR family transcriptional regulator, whose translation MEEKHLRVIDQAKEQYIEKIADNMKTYGVSPTVGRILGIIYMNRKPMTLDELSTATGMSKTRMSQVVREMLDINIAEKVFEKGVRKDIYDVETDYYETFISIFTSNWRKTINRNKIFEKKLTRELLMLKDNEELSQEAEDQINELLKEMKIWSDYYQWLTRLVDFFESGEIFEHVPKTTEWRGK comes from the coding sequence ATGGAAGAAAAGCACTTGCGAGTCATTGATCAAGCTAAGGAACAATATATTGAAAAAATTGCTGATAATATGAAGACGTATGGAGTTTCCCCTACAGTCGGTCGTATTCTTGGTATTATTTATATGAATAGAAAACCAATGACATTAGATGAGCTATCCACTGCAACTGGAATGAGTAAAACAAGAATGAGTCAAGTTGTTAGAGAGATGCTAGATATTAATATTGCTGAAAAAGTTTTTGAAAAAGGGGTTCGTAAAGATATTTATGATGTAGAAACAGATTATTACGAAACCTTTATTTCAATTTTCACCTCTAATTGGAGAAAAACGATTAACCGCAATAAAATTTTTGAAAAAAAATTAACACGTGAACTGCTGATGTTAAAAGATAATGAAGAATTATCACAGGAAGCAGAAGATCAAATCAATGAATTATTAAAGGAAATGAAAATTTGGTCGGATTATTATCAATGGCTTACTCGTTTAGTTGACTTTTTTGAAAGTGGTGAAATATTCGAGCATGTGCCAAAAACCACTGAATGGAGAGGAAAATAA
- a CDS encoding thiol-disulfide oxidoreductase DCC family protein: MTGIILFDGVCNFCNGSVQFIIKRDQNKYFKFASLQSEVGAKLLMEYGVNSSLDSFVLIEDGKLYTKSEAALLVCRSLNGLWKWGYAFRIIPLPIRNWIYEMIAKNRYRWFGKRDSCMIPSKEDQERFLV, translated from the coding sequence TTGACTGGAATTATACTATTTGATGGAGTATGTAATTTTTGTAATGGAAGCGTACAATTTATAATAAAAAGGGACCAAAATAAATATTTTAAATTTGCTTCCCTTCAAAGCGAAGTTGGGGCGAAATTATTAATGGAGTATGGAGTAAACAGCTCACTTGACAGCTTTGTACTTATTGAGGATGGCAAATTATACACAAAATCGGAAGCGGCATTACTTGTTTGCCGAAGTCTTAATGGATTATGGAAATGGGGATATGCTTTTCGAATCATCCCACTTCCAATAAGAAATTGGATATACGAAATGATCGCGAAAAATCGTTATCGGTGGTTTGGTAAAAGGGATAGCTGTATGATCCCATCTAAGGAAGATCAGGAAAGATTCTTAGTATAG
- a CDS encoding acyl-CoA thioesterase produces the protein MEKTISVNVSRTYQTKLVLPPDTNHMETIFGGTILSYIDEIAAISAMKHSRKVVVTASIDAVHFVSSAKVGDILTLEAFVLSTGRTSMKVYVKVECENLEDEEKRLTTTSTLTMVALDENGKPTPVPKVMLEADWEKELLLKKQP, from the coding sequence ATGGAGAAAACAATTTCTGTAAATGTATCAAGGACCTATCAAACTAAACTTGTATTACCTCCAGATACGAACCATATGGAAACTATTTTTGGAGGAACCATCTTATCGTATATTGATGAAATTGCTGCTATTTCAGCAATGAAGCACTCTCGAAAAGTGGTAGTAACTGCGTCAATCGATGCTGTTCATTTTGTTTCTTCTGCAAAAGTTGGCGACATTTTGACTTTAGAGGCATTTGTCCTTTCAACTGGGAGGACATCGATGAAGGTTTATGTAAAGGTCGAGTGTGAGAATTTAGAGGATGAAGAAAAACGCTTAACAACTACATCCACCTTAACAATGGTAGCACTTGATGAAAACGGAAAACCGACACCAGTGCCAAAAGTAATGCTGGAAGCTGATTGGGAAAAAGAGTTATTACTCAAAAAGCAGCCTTAA
- a CDS encoding MgtC/SapB family protein has product MMIELELIARLVIAGILGALVGFEREKRYKEAGLRTHFLVAVGSALAMIVSKYAFFDVVNSGTIELDPSRIAAGVISGVGFLGAGTILIQRQSVHGLTTAAGLWSTAGIGLAIGAGMYIVSIFGTLLVLIALEILSRLFQPVFPKFHKLTIHVRTNEAISAALTILSENHLDVKSYQVKVTSVDNHPLFVVDLQLKSKKLKKKETEILKMLQTIPELESIKFD; this is encoded by the coding sequence ATAATGATAGAGCTTGAATTAATTGCAAGACTTGTAATTGCGGGGATATTGGGAGCACTTGTCGGATTTGAAAGAGAAAAGCGTTATAAAGAAGCAGGATTACGTACCCATTTCCTTGTGGCCGTCGGAAGTGCATTAGCAATGATCGTTTCAAAATATGCATTTTTTGATGTTGTAAATAGTGGAACAATTGAATTAGACCCAAGCCGAATTGCGGCAGGAGTCATCAGTGGAGTTGGTTTCTTAGGTGCAGGTACCATTCTTATACAACGTCAATCCGTTCATGGGTTAACAACTGCAGCTGGACTTTGGTCAACAGCTGGAATTGGATTAGCGATAGGTGCAGGCATGTATATTGTAAGTATTTTTGGAACGCTCTTAGTATTAATTGCTTTAGAAATTTTAAGTAGATTATTTCAACCAGTTTTTCCGAAGTTTCATAAATTAACGATTCATGTTCGAACAAATGAAGCGATTTCTGCGGCACTCACTATTTTATCCGAAAATCATTTAGATGTGAAATCGTACCAGGTAAAAGTAACGTCGGTTGATAATCATCCACTTTTTGTCGTGGATTTACAATTAAAATCAAAGAAGTTGAAGAAAAAGGAGACTGAAATATTAAAAATGTTGCAAACGATTCCTGAACTGGAAAGTATAAAATTTGATTAA
- a CDS encoding MFS transporter produces MSYIKRGTKSFRMANLALFAGGFNTFAILWSTQPLLPEIANEFHISPAVSSLTLSSTTIALAISMLVVGSLSEVFGRKSVMTISLIASSILAIITALSPNFHLLLLCRILQGIVLAGLPAIAMAYLGEEIDPKSLGMAMGLYISGNSIGGMGGRIISGVLTDYFNWHIALIGIGIISLMASLLFWFTLPTSAHFQPRKFAVVKLGKSLISQFNEPGLIYLFGTGFLLMGSFVSLYNYIGFQLIAPPYSLSQTIVGFIFIVYIVGTFSSTWMGMLADQHGRRKILQLSLLILLIGACITLNTNLWLKIIGIAVFTFGFFAGHSIASGWVGKLSTHDKAQASSLYLFFYYIGSSIGGTVGGMFYSDFGWIGVIVMIIVFTIIAIGLSVRLGTIAKRKLQLSSQKL; encoded by the coding sequence ATGAGTTATATAAAACGTGGAACAAAAAGTTTTCGAATGGCCAATTTAGCATTGTTTGCTGGAGGGTTTAATACATTTGCGATCCTTTGGAGTACACAGCCATTACTTCCTGAAATAGCAAATGAGTTCCACATTTCACCTGCGGTTTCTAGTTTAACTTTATCATCTACTACGATTGCATTAGCAATAAGTATGCTAGTAGTTGGCTCGTTATCAGAAGTATTCGGAAGAAAATCGGTCATGACCATCTCCCTAATAGCATCATCGATTTTAGCTATAATTACAGCATTAAGTCCAAACTTTCATTTATTACTTCTTTGTAGAATATTACAGGGAATAGTTCTAGCGGGGTTGCCAGCCATCGCAATGGCGTATTTAGGTGAGGAAATCGACCCTAAGAGCTTAGGGATGGCAATGGGATTATACATTAGTGGAAACTCAATCGGTGGTATGGGAGGACGAATTATTAGTGGAGTATTGACCGATTATTTTAATTGGCATATTGCCCTTATTGGTATTGGTATTATTAGTTTAATGGCAAGTTTATTATTTTGGTTTACATTACCAACATCAGCTCATTTCCAACCGCGTAAATTTGCTGTTGTTAAATTAGGAAAATCTTTAATTAGTCAATTTAATGAGCCAGGATTAATCTATTTATTTGGGACTGGATTTCTATTAATGGGAAGCTTTGTATCACTTTATAATTATATTGGCTTTCAATTAATTGCTCCTCCGTATTCATTAAGTCAGACAATCGTCGGTTTTATTTTTATTGTATATATTGTTGGAACGTTTAGTTCGACATGGATGGGAATGCTTGCTGATCAGCATGGTAGACGAAAGATATTGCAATTATCTTTATTAATTTTGTTAATTGGAGCATGTATCACGTTAAATACAAATCTTTGGTTAAAAATCATTGGAATAGCCGTTTTTACCTTTGGATTTTTTGCAGGACACTCCATTGCAAGTGGCTGGGTTGGCAAATTATCGACACATGATAAAGCACAAGCCTCGTCACTTTATTTATTCTTTTACTATATAGGTTCAAGTATAGGTGGTACTGTGGGAGGTATGTTCTATAGTGATTTTGGTTGGATTGGTGTAATAGTAATGATTATAGTCTTTACAATTATTGCAATAGGATTATCTGTGCGTTTAGGAACGATTGCCAAAAGAAAATTGCAACTTTCATCGCAAAAGTTATAA
- a CDS encoding LysR family transcriptional regulator produces the protein MEWHQIQYFQVVASTQHFTRAAELLSVSQPALSRSIAKLEEELGVQLFDRKGRNISLNQYGKMFLERVERSIKEIEMGVQEIQDSIHPDRGTISLSFLHSLGVSFVPKLVSSFQGEYPSVKFRLNQASSQHVLEQLDAGETEVALVSFDQDQAGIIRQPLLREELYLIVSIHHPLAKLDEIDLHLIKDEPFIAFKNGYGLRTITDQLCKEAEFIPQVVFEGDEIGTVAGLVAAKLGVSLVPDLTILDKSKVKLIQIIHPICERTIGIAWKEGRYISPVTKRFIEYVKNKVKMD, from the coding sequence ATGGAATGGCATCAAATTCAGTACTTTCAAGTAGTTGCAAGCACACAGCACTTTACTCGAGCGGCAGAATTGCTTTCGGTTTCCCAACCCGCCCTTAGTCGATCTATTGCTAAGCTGGAAGAGGAGCTAGGCGTGCAACTTTTTGATCGAAAAGGAAGAAATATTAGTTTAAACCAATATGGAAAAATGTTTCTCGAGCGTGTAGAGCGTTCGATTAAAGAAATTGAAATGGGGGTTCAAGAAATTCAGGATAGCATTCATCCTGACCGTGGAACTATTTCATTATCCTTTTTACACTCGCTAGGCGTGAGTTTTGTGCCTAAATTGGTAAGCTCATTTCAGGGCGAATATCCAAGTGTGAAATTCCGATTAAATCAGGCATCATCACAGCATGTATTGGAGCAATTAGACGCTGGTGAAACTGAGGTTGCACTTGTTTCTTTTGACCAAGATCAGGCGGGGATTATTCGTCAGCCATTATTAAGGGAAGAATTATATTTAATTGTTTCAATTCATCATCCCTTAGCAAAATTAGATGAAATCGATTTACATTTGATTAAAGATGAGCCATTCATTGCTTTTAAAAATGGATATGGCTTACGTACCATTACTGACCAGCTTTGTAAGGAAGCTGAGTTTATTCCACAAGTAGTATTTGAAGGGGATGAGATTGGAACGGTAGCAGGTTTAGTTGCCGCTAAATTAGGAGTTTCATTAGTGCCGGACTTAACGATTTTAGATAAATCAAAGGTTAAACTAATTCAAATTATCCATCCCATCTGTGAAAGGACAATCGGTATTGCTTGGAAAGAAGGGCGCTATATATCACCCGTTACAAAAAGGTTCATTGAATATGTAAAAAATAAAGTTAAGATGGATTAA
- the metG gene encoding methionine--tRNA ligase, with protein MNVFIGGAWPYANGSLHLGHIASLLPGDILARYFRLAGRNVLYVSGSDCNGTPIAIRAKEEQTTPKQIADYYHKEFVECFSKLGFTYDLYTRTDSSHHHQIAQKIFLELLENNFIYKKEIEQTYCEACSQFLPDRYVEGICPKCGNAARGDQCDHCSTILDPIDLLEKTCKICGTIPEIRKTEHFYFSLSKFQESLELYVANAKTHHSWRENAIQLTNRYFKEGLHDRAVSRDLPVGINIPVKGYEDKKIYVWIEAVAGYLSASIQWGKEHQVDDAKFWDEHSISYYVHGKDNIPFHTIIWPAILMGIKKSLPTHIVSNEYLTIEKKKLSTSRNWAVWVPDLIERYHPDSIRYFLTINAPENKDTDFSWREFIYSHNSELLGTYGNFVHRSLKFIEKYYSSVVPDGNIDPYFDSKIANLYKSVGLHIEDAHFKRSLEIIFDFIREANKYFDQEQPWKQIQEDKNACNNTLANCVFIIANLAQLLEPFLPFSSTKLFKKLKIANPVWQTIKIKSQHLEMIEPLFERIDINQIEYERGKLLNP; from the coding sequence ATGAATGTATTTATTGGTGGGGCTTGGCCATATGCAAATGGTTCATTACATCTTGGTCATATCGCCAGTTTATTACCAGGTGATATTTTAGCAAGATATTTCCGATTGGCTGGTAGAAATGTTTTATATGTATCTGGGAGTGATTGTAATGGTACACCTATAGCTATACGTGCTAAGGAGGAACAAACAACTCCTAAACAGATTGCTGATTATTATCACAAAGAATTTGTAGAATGCTTTTCAAAGCTTGGATTTACTTATGACCTCTATACAAGAACAGATTCATCTCATCATCATCAAATAGCACAGAAAATCTTTTTGGAGCTGCTTGAAAACAATTTTATTTATAAAAAAGAAATTGAACAAACCTATTGTGAGGCTTGTTCTCAATTTTTACCTGACCGGTATGTTGAAGGTATATGCCCAAAGTGTGGGAATGCTGCTCGAGGTGATCAATGTGATCATTGTTCTACTATTTTGGATCCCATTGACCTACTAGAGAAAACTTGCAAAATTTGTGGAACGATACCTGAAATAAGAAAAACCGAGCATTTTTATTTTTCATTAAGCAAATTTCAAGAAAGTCTAGAACTTTATGTTGCTAATGCTAAAACACATCATTCTTGGCGTGAGAACGCCATTCAATTAACAAATCGTTATTTTAAGGAAGGTCTACATGATCGGGCGGTTTCCCGTGATTTACCTGTGGGAATCAATATCCCTGTAAAAGGGTATGAAGATAAAAAAATTTATGTTTGGATTGAAGCTGTTGCTGGCTATCTCTCAGCTAGTATACAGTGGGGAAAAGAGCATCAAGTTGATGATGCAAAATTTTGGGATGAACATTCAATATCCTACTATGTTCATGGAAAAGATAATATTCCATTTCATACCATTATTTGGCCAGCCATTTTAATGGGAATTAAAAAATCATTACCTACACATATCGTTTCGAACGAATATTTAACGATTGAAAAAAAGAAATTATCTACCAGTAGAAATTGGGCGGTTTGGGTCCCTGATTTAATCGAACGATACCACCCAGATTCAATTCGTTATTTCCTAACCATTAATGCTCCAGAAAATAAAGATACTGATTTTTCCTGGCGTGAGTTTATATATAGTCATAATAGTGAGCTGTTAGGTACTTATGGAAATTTTGTACATCGATCATTAAAATTTATAGAAAAATATTATTCAAGTGTTGTTCCAGATGGAAACATTGATCCTTATTTCGATAGTAAAATCGCTAATCTCTATAAATCCGTTGGCCTTCACATTGAAGATGCTCACTTTAAGAGATCTTTGGAGATCATTTTTGATTTTATAAGGGAGGCGAATAAATACTTCGACCAAGAACAACCTTGGAAACAGATTCAAGAGGATAAAAATGCATGTAATAACACTCTTGCCAATTGCGTTTTTATCATTGCAAATTTAGCACAGTTATTGGAGCCTTTTCTCCCCTTTTCCTCTACTAAATTATTTAAAAAATTAAAAATTGCCAATCCGGTTTGGCAAACAATAAAAATTAAATCTCAACATTTAGAAATGATCGAGCCATTATTTGAACGAATCGACATCAATCAAATAGAATATGAACGGGGAAAATTACTGAACCCATAA
- a CDS encoding NlpC/P60 family protein → MKWLKTSILALFLSFVFSIGNNTAEAITSSECNQSSVVKKSYINVPVATLWKEPGSKRSIDQSVLSIPVDMRKWTSSMSNVQKRIWLTGKTESQALYGQEVQILGTKGEWVQIAIKDQATVKNKYGYLGWLPKEQIHTGLLKYEKCPVAIVKARTTHLYDDKQKKDLEISFNTKLPVISEEQNWVQVNTPTNQVKWVKKTDVNIYTSKAEFPKPTGTDLVMTAKQFLGLSYLWSGTSAYGFDCSGFTFSIYKSYGMHLPRDASEQYKRGKPVLKTNLQPGDLLFFATNHGKGKVHHVAMYIGNGKMIHSPEAGKQVEIIPIDTPSYKKEFAGARRYI, encoded by the coding sequence ATGAAGTGGTTGAAAACTAGTATTCTTGCACTTTTTCTTTCATTTGTATTTTCTATAGGAAATAACACTGCAGAAGCTATAACTAGTTCTGAGTGTAATCAATCATCAGTAGTGAAAAAAAGCTATATCAATGTACCTGTGGCTACTCTTTGGAAAGAACCGGGTTCAAAACGATCCATTGATCAGTCAGTATTGTCCATTCCGGTTGACATGAGAAAATGGACTAGCAGTATGTCAAATGTACAGAAACGGATTTGGTTAACCGGTAAAACTGAGAGTCAAGCATTATATGGGCAAGAGGTTCAAATTTTAGGGACTAAAGGAGAATGGGTACAAATTGCGATTAAGGACCAGGCAACTGTTAAAAATAAGTATGGATATCTTGGATGGCTGCCTAAAGAACAAATTCATACAGGACTATTAAAATATGAAAAATGCCCGGTTGCCATCGTTAAAGCAAGAACAACCCATTTATATGATGATAAACAGAAAAAAGATTTGGAAATAAGCTTTAATACAAAACTACCTGTTATAAGTGAGGAGCAGAATTGGGTTCAGGTTAATACACCAACGAATCAAGTCAAATGGGTAAAAAAAACAGATGTGAATATTTACACCTCTAAAGCAGAATTTCCGAAGCCAACGGGTACTGATCTTGTCATGACGGCCAAGCAATTTTTAGGACTTTCTTATCTTTGGTCAGGTACTTCTGCCTACGGTTTTGATTGTTCTGGTTTTACTTTTTCCATTTATAAATCTTATGGCATGCACTTACCAAGAGATGCCTCTGAGCAATATAAAAGAGGTAAACCTGTTTTAAAAACAAATCTTCAACCAGGTGATCTACTATTTTTTGCCACTAATCATGGAAAAGGAAAAGTCCATCATGTTGCCATGTACATTGGTAATGGAAAAATGATACACTCACCTGAGGCAGGAAAACAAGTCGAAATCATTCCTATTGATACACCTTCTTACAAAAAAGAATTTGCCGGGGCACGTAGATATATCTAG
- a CDS encoding DUF402 domain-containing protein has protein sequence MLKRKFGDRLGWKRITEREYIQTFVQTETFEGYLSFLKMIKVKEPLYINYGEKMLCIADNAYSWLQQFPKDKHHAVTTMFNDKGEIIQWYIDICLKNGVENGRPFWDDLYLDLIVLPSGEIIQQDSDELEEALANGIIDKYLYNLAWNEAKEIVEQIKEGTFSSLHLAKEYRDYILKTNGSSTLS, from the coding sequence ATGTTAAAGAGAAAATTTGGGGATCGTCTGGGATGGAAGCGTATTACGGAGAGAGAGTACATCCAAACATTTGTACAGACCGAAACATTCGAAGGTTATTTATCCTTCTTGAAAATGATTAAAGTAAAAGAACCATTGTACATTAATTATGGAGAAAAAATGTTGTGCATTGCCGATAATGCATACTCATGGCTTCAGCAATTTCCAAAAGATAAGCATCACGCTGTAACAACAATGTTTAATGACAAAGGGGAAATTATTCAATGGTATATTGATATTTGTCTAAAAAATGGAGTTGAGAATGGTCGTCCATTTTGGGATGATTTATACCTAGACCTCATCGTTCTTCCTTCGGGAGAAATTATTCAACAGGATTCAGACGAATTGGAAGAGGCTTTGGCTAATGGAATTATTGATAAGTACTTATACAATTTAGCCTGGAATGAAGCGAAGGAAATTGTGGAACAGATAAAAGAAGGTACCTTTTCGTCTTTGCATCTAGCAAAAGAGTATAGAGACTACATACTGAAAACAAATGGATCAAGCACATTGTCTTAG
- a CDS encoding Nif3-like dinuclear metal center hexameric protein encodes MVLLDQIVHQLNSELDIHSYGSDPGFSRFIPAVYDPLQFDWTSVFENEFAQLFNGLMLRGSAEVENVFLAVFPTEDVLTRFIDESKEGDLLFMHHPLLMECGDPNGKSGRGFVPIPEKYLLAMKKKRLSVYTCHEPLDYHQRLGTSIAIAQTLHAKIVDGYLPNEKNQNLILLCEIQKTDTDQLIETLKDKFCIPYVDFEGKQLESIETIAIIAGCGDKVDWMKEAEKKGAQAYITGEIHCHIDNEYGRMKYSQMLAYVPNTTMSLIGVSHSASEYLVMRTLMKSWFEDSFSIQTVLLPQEQWWL; translated from the coding sequence ATGGTTTTACTAGATCAGATAGTACATCAATTAAATAGTGAGCTGGATATCCATTCCTATGGAAGTGATCCAGGTTTTAGTCGATTTATTCCAGCCGTTTATGATCCGTTACAATTTGATTGGACATCAGTTTTTGAAAACGAGTTTGCACAGCTTTTCAACGGACTTATGCTCAGAGGAAGTGCTGAAGTTGAAAACGTTTTTTTAGCTGTTTTTCCTACTGAAGATGTATTAACTCGATTCATTGATGAGAGTAAAGAAGGGGATCTTCTTTTCATGCATCATCCATTATTAATGGAATGTGGTGATCCAAACGGTAAATCAGGTAGAGGGTTTGTCCCGATTCCTGAAAAATACTTATTGGCAATGAAAAAGAAAAGATTATCTGTGTATACCTGTCATGAGCCGTTAGACTATCATCAAAGGCTTGGGACAAGTATTGCTATAGCACAGACTTTACATGCAAAAATTGTGGATGGATACCTTCCAAATGAGAAAAATCAAAACCTAATATTGCTTTGTGAGATTCAAAAAACCGATACAGATCAACTTATTGAAACACTAAAGGACAAATTTTGTATTCCATATGTTGATTTCGAAGGTAAACAGCTAGAGTCAATTGAAACGATTGCTATTATTGCTGGCTGCGGAGACAAAGTAGACTGGATGAAGGAAGCAGAAAAGAAGGGAGCACAAGCCTATATAACAGGTGAAATTCATTGTCATATTGATAATGAATATGGAAGGATGAAATATAGTCAAATGCTTGCATATGTCCCAAATACAACCATGTCACTTATAGGGGTTTCTCATTCAGCTTCAGAATATTTAGTAATGAGGACATTAATGAAAAGTTGGTTTGAAGATTCATTTAGTATTCAGACTGTGTTGCTACCACAGGAACAATGGTGGCTTTAA